TGATAACTCGGTTATTGTGGCCGGTGGATTTATTATTCAATTGCTTCCAGGCTTGAATGATGATGAGATAACTGCGATCGAAAATGCAGTCAGCTCCATTCCGCCCGTTACCGCTTTGCTGGATCAAGGGTTGGAACTTGATGAAATGCTGCGCTGGATGTTGCCGGACGTTCGGATTCTCGATGAATTGGATATCCATTTTCAATGTGAGTGTTCACGTGAGCGCGTGGAAAAAACATTGATCAGTTTGGGAGAAAGCGAATTAGAGCAGTTAATTGAGGAAGAAGGACAGGCTGAGGTCGTATGTCACTTTTGTAATGAGGCTTATCAGTTTAATAAAGATGAGCTGCAAAATCTGTTAGATCAAGCCAAAGCCTAACCGGATGGGCGGTGCAAGCGATGACTACACGGGAAAAGGGATTATGGACAGCTGTCATTATTCTGACCGTTAGCGTCGCCGCCTTGGGTGGTCTTATCATGCTTCGGGGGCTGTCAAAGCCGGGTGATGTAAGCAAGGATGACGGCGATCATACTGTGGCGGAGATGGGTCAGGAAGGCATATCGGAGGAACAGTGGGTAGCGGAACTGAAAAAGCGATATGGAACCAATACGCTGTTGCAAATGTTGAATCGTAAAGCCGTGCAGGCTGAAACCAAGCGTCTCGGTATCAAGATCACCCAAGAGGACTTACAGCAGGTGCTGGAGCAGGATAGTAAAGGGTATGAATCAGATCATACCTACTTTGATGAAATGCAGCGACAGTTTGGCTTAGATCCGGTTGACTTGCGGAATGAAGCGGAATACCGGATTGGTTTGGAGAAAATAGCTACGCAGGGTATTCAAGTTCGGGAAGCTGAGATTGACGAGTATTGGGAGCAGCATCCCGAGGAATTTGCCGTCGGTAAGCAGATCCAATTGGCAGCTCTTTATGTGGATAATGCGGAGGAGGCAGAAGCGCTGCTAGACCGGGTTAAGCAGGGGGAGAGCTTCGATGTGCTGATTCAAGAGCATTCACGTAAGCCTTTCGACAAAGATAGCAGTGGACAGCTGGGATGGGTGGATGAATATGATCCATTTCAACCGGAGGCGATTATGAAGGCGGCGAGAGAGCTAAGCTCTGGGGATGTTGCGGGTCCAATCTCTGTTAACGATGGCTATGCTGTCATTTATGTACAGGATGTCCGGTTGAAGAATTCTCCGGATAAGCAGCAGATCCGGCAGCAAATTCGTCGATCTCTTGCGCTTGCACAAGCCGCTCCTTTGGAAGAGGTTGAGAAGAGTCTGCGTGATAAGTATGGAGCGCGTATTTTATCTGAAAAGAATGCATCCTCCGCTTCTCTGTAACGTAGTGAAAGAATATTGGTTTGAAGGAAGCGCGATGCTGATAACGCGGGTTGACAGCATCGCAGCTTACTCACTTGTATTGACATTGGAATTGAAGATTGTTATGATTAGCGTATAAAACCCACTATTTTTATCGGAAATTAAATGAACGGTACAAAATTAAATTGATTGACTAAGAATGATCTACAATATGATTTCGCATTTTTTAATATATCATCTACAGTCAGGGAGGAATTATCATGGCTAAAGTTGTTAATAACATCACCGAACTTATCGGGGAAACCCCCCTTGTTCGCCTCAACCGGATCGTACCGGAAGATAGCGCCGAAATCTATTTGAAACTGGAATATCAGAACCCAGGCTCCAGTGTAAAAGACCGTATTGCGATTAGTATGGTAGAAGAAGCTGAACGTGAAGGTCTGCTTAAGCCAGGCGGTACCATTATTGAAGCAACTAGCGGTAACACAGGAATCGGCTTGGCTATGGTTGCTGCTGCGAAGGGCTATAAGGCAGTCATCGTTATGCCAGAAACGATGAGCATAGAGCGTCGTAATTTGTTGCGCGCTTATGGAGCCGAACTTGTGTTAACACCAGGATCAGAAGGCATGAACGGGTCCGTTAAGAAAATGGAAGAATTGCTGAGTGAAAATCCGGATTATTTTGCTGCTGAGCAGTTCAAGAACAAAGCTAATATCAAAATTCACCGTGAAACGACCGGTCCTGAGATTGTGGAAGCCATTCATTCCATTGGCGGAACTCTGGACGCTTTTATAGCGGGAATAGGTACTGGCGGAACCATTTCTGGAGCCGGTGAAGTGCTTAAGAAAGAATTCCCTGATATTAAAGTTGTGGCCGTAGAACCTGCCTCTTCCCCGCTGTTAGCAGGCGGTAAGCCAGGACCCCACAAGATCCAAGGGTTGGGTGCCAACTTTATTCCTGAAATTTTAAACCGTGATATCTATGATGAAATTATTCATGTAGAAAACGACGAAGCTTTCGAGGTAGCACGTAGAGTGGCCAAGGAAGAGGGCATTTTGTCCGGTATTTCATCTGGCGCGGCTGTCCATGCGGCTTTGAAACTTGCTAAGCAATTGGGCAAGGGTAAACGGATCGTTGTCATTATTCCAAGTAATGGAGAACGTTACCTGAGTACACCACTGTACAATTTCGAGCTGTAATTATGTCGTAATTGTGTATACTATACGTAAGGATTCCCTCATTTCCCTGTTGCAGGGGAGTGGGGGTTTCTTTTTAAGGAGAGAATGTAGACTTATTGAAAAGTTGGGAAGGGGAAGCACACACGGATGAAATCGACAGCTAGAGTGACGGAGGCGCAGTGGCAGGTTTGGCAGGAGGAAGGCTGGAGCATACTTCCCTATATCGCTGAGTACCCATTACCCGTGGGAGGGCTACCGTCATCGTGGCGGAAGGCTTGGGAGGATTCGTCGCCATATGCCTTTTTGCTGGAGAGCGCTAAAGGTGGGAGGTACACCTATCTGGCCTTAAATCCGGTTGCTGTATTGGAAGGCAAGGGAGAACATGCAGTTTGGACTGACTTGCAAAGTGGGAAGCATGGAGATATACATGGTCAACCTTTGAAAGTCATGAACAACTGGATCGCTCCTTACCGTGCACCGCGTGTACCTGGCATGCCCTTTTTCTCTGGAGGATTTGCGGGTTATCTTGGATACGATGTAGCTCGCTCGTTGGAGCGTTTGCCATCTCAAGCTGCAGACGATACGGGCATACCTGATTATGTATGGATGAGGGTGAATGAGTTATGGATTTATGATCACGAAAAATCCTGCATATATTGTGCTGTTCATATGCCCAATCCTGCCCGCTCCGGTGAATTCAGTAGCCAGACTGATTTGGCTAATGAGCTTATGGTGGATGAGACCATATCGATACTTGGCAAACTTTATGCCGAAGCGGTCCAACGTGCAGAACGCATGCTGACTCAGTGGAAGAACATCATACATGCGGGAGAGACTGATCCAGCTCATCCTCGCCGTTGTGCTCGGCTGTCCGAAAAAGGATTAGAGGCTGCTCATCAAGAATCTGAAGGTTGGACAGCGGCATTCAGCCAACAAGATTTTGAACAGGCCGTAAGACGTGTGCAGGAATATATTGCCCAAGGGGATGTATTCCAGGTTAACTTGTCGATTCGTCAGCAACGTACGCTTGCAGCCCTTCCTGAGAATATATATGAATGGCTTCGTCTGCTGAATCCATCCCCTTATATGGGTATGCTGCGTATGCCGGATTTACGGATCGTCAGTGGATCGCCAGAATTGTTGGTGAAGCTGGAGGATGGACGTGTGAGCGCCCGACCTATTGCAGGTACGAGAAGAAGGGGGCTAACACCGGATGAAGATGCCACTATGGCAGCAGAGCTTCTATCAAGCGAAAAAGAACGCGCCGAGCATATTATGCTCGTCGATCTGGAGCGTAACGATATCGGACGGATTGCCGAATACGGATCGGTGCATGTACCTGAACTGCTGACTGTCGAGTATTATTCGCACGTTATGCATTTGGTTTCTCAGGTGGAGGGGAAGTTAGCCTCAGGTCGTACAGCTATAGATGTAATTGCGGCTACTTTTCCAGGCGGAACCATTACCGGGGCACCCAAGGTGCGCACGATGGAAATCATCGAAGAATTAGAGCCTGTCCGGCGGGGGCCTTATACTGGGTCCCTTGGATGGATTGACTATAACGGTAATAT
The Paenibacillus peoriae DNA segment above includes these coding regions:
- the cysK gene encoding cysteine synthase A encodes the protein MAKVVNNITELIGETPLVRLNRIVPEDSAEIYLKLEYQNPGSSVKDRIAISMVEEAEREGLLKPGGTIIEATSGNTGIGLAMVAAAKGYKAVIVMPETMSIERRNLLRAYGAELVLTPGSEGMNGSVKKMEELLSENPDYFAAEQFKNKANIKIHRETTGPEIVEAIHSIGGTLDAFIAGIGTGGTISGAGEVLKKEFPDIKVVAVEPASSPLLAGGKPGPHKIQGLGANFIPEILNRDIYDEIIHVENDEAFEVARRVAKEEGILSGISSGAAVHAALKLAKQLGKGKRIVVIIPSNGERYLSTPLYNFEL
- a CDS encoding anthranilate synthase component I family protein, whose translation is MKSTARVTEAQWQVWQEEGWSILPYIAEYPLPVGGLPSSWRKAWEDSSPYAFLLESAKGGRYTYLALNPVAVLEGKGEHAVWTDLQSGKHGDIHGQPLKVMNNWIAPYRAPRVPGMPFFSGGFAGYLGYDVARSLERLPSQAADDTGIPDYVWMRVNELWIYDHEKSCIYCAVHMPNPARSGEFSSQTDLANELMVDETISILGKLYAEAVQRAERMLTQWKNIIHAGETDPAHPRRCARLSEKGLEAAHQESEGWTAAFSQQDFEQAVRRVQEYIAQGDVFQVNLSIRQQRTLAALPENIYEWLRLLNPSPYMGMLRMPDLRIVSGSPELLVKLEDGRVSARPIAGTRRRGLTPDEDATMAAELLSSEKERAEHIMLVDLERNDIGRIAEYGSVHVPELLTVEYYSHVMHLVSQVEGKLASGRTAIDVIAATFPGGTITGAPKVRTMEIIEELEPVRRGPYTGSLGWIDYNGNMELNIIIRTLAVKGSTAYLQTGAGIVIDSDPYREYRECRNKAKAVMKAVQCGEEEAALSRSGITGG
- a CDS encoding peptidyl-prolyl cis-trans isomerase, which encodes MTTREKGLWTAVIILTVSVAALGGLIMLRGLSKPGDVSKDDGDHTVAEMGQEGISEEQWVAELKKRYGTNTLLQMLNRKAVQAETKRLGIKITQEDLQQVLEQDSKGYESDHTYFDEMQRQFGLDPVDLRNEAEYRIGLEKIATQGIQVREAEIDEYWEQHPEEFAVGKQIQLAALYVDNAEEAEALLDRVKQGESFDVLIQEHSRKPFDKDSSGQLGWVDEYDPFQPEAIMKAARELSSGDVAGPISVNDGYAVIYVQDVRLKNSPDKQQIRQQIRRSLALAQAAPLEEVEKSLRDKYGARILSEKNASSASL